TTCCCTTGGCTTCGAGGGGTTTTTCCTGCATGCCGCGGAGACGGCCTACGAGCTGGAGGTATTCGAGGCCGGAGAGGTGGGTGTAGACGTGGGCCTCTTCGGGAACGTAGCCGAGCCCGGCGCGGAAGCTGGTCATGTCTTCGCGGATATCGCGGCCATCAAAGAGGACGCGGCCGGCGCTGGGTTCGAGGATACCGGTGATGATCTTGACGGTGGTGGACTTGCCGGAGCCGTTGGGGCCGAGATAGCCGACGATCTCGCCGGGTGCGACGTCGAAGCTGACATCGTCGATGGCAGGGATGCCACGGTAGCGTTTCGTGAGGTGCTGGATCGAGAGCATGAGCGTGTCTCCTGATGATCGCCTTCACCCTATGTAGCATTCTACTAAATGCTAGTCAAGTAGCGATCTACATAGGTACAATCCCGTTCATGCCGTCCGATATCAAGCTCTCGCATACCGCAGCCATGATTCTCCAGTCAATCGATACGGGAAGCATGTATGGATTCAGCATCATGGAGCGTACGGGGCTGCCGAGCGGGACGGTGTACCCGGCGCTGCGGCGGCTGGAGCGCGATACGCTGATCCGGTCGGAGTGGGAGCGGCAGGCGATCGCGGAGAAAGAGCAGAGGCCGGCGCGGAAGTACTACAAGGTGACGAAGGAGGGGCGGTCGGTGATCGGGCCGCTGCTGAAGCGGTATCCGCTGCTCGAGAAGATGACAGCGGCGGATGAGGTGAAGCTCGTATGAACCGACGCCCTGTTCTGCTGCCGATGTACGGATGCGCGCTGCGCTTAGTTGCGCTTGGGGTTCCGCGTGGGCGGAGGGCGGAGTGGGTTGCGGAGTGGGTCTCCGAGCTCTGGTATGTGTGGGAGGCGGCTCAGGAGCAGGCGGCCTTCGTTGCACGGCATGGTGAGATTGCTGCGTTCTGCCGTGGGGCGGTTGAGGATGCGCGGTGTTTGCGGGAGCATCGTCCGTCGGTGAAGGCTTCGGGGTCGGCGGTGGCTTGTTGCGTTGCGCTTAGCTTGATCGCGCTGATTTCGATCGGGCTGGCGCATGTTCTGCCGGGAGTGACGCGGGCGATGCGTCTGCCGATGTATCGGGGGGCGGCGCATATCGTGACGATTGCGCCGGCTGCATCCTCGAAAGTGAGGCCGGTGGCTACGGTGGCGCTTGGTGCGGTGCGATCGCTTCAGCAGCGGCCGCAGCATCTGTTCACGGACCTGGCGTTTTATCAGCCGGTCAGCCGGCCTTTGCATATCGCGGAGGGGATGTCTCCGGTGCTGAGCGTGGGGCGGGCGAGTGCGAATTTTCTGGATGTGCTGGGCGTCCGGGTCTGGTTTCGGCAGAGTAGCGCCTCGGATGAGCCGCTGCTGATGTTGAGTGAGTCTACCTGGCGGAGGGTTTTCGGGGCGAGTACGAGCGTGGTTGGGGCTACGGTGAAGCTTGGCCTTCAACGGGTACGGCTGGGTGGGGTTGTGCCGGATGAGGCTGCTCCGGCGGGGCAGAGATTCGATGCGTGGCTCCTGTTGCCATCGGGGATTGCTGACGGGTTGGCGGACTCGACTCCGGTGTATTTGATCGGGAGTCTTGAGCCGCGGAGCGATCCGGCGTTGTTGAATCAGTCGAGGTGGCAGATGTCGGTGCCCGTGGTGGACGGGGCAGTCGATTACGACTGCACGACGCTGTCTTCGCCTCCACTGGCGACGATGCAGATCTTCCTGTTCACGGTTTTTCTGGCTTTGCTGGCACTGCCTGCTACGACCTCGCTTTCCCTGGGTGATTATCCAGTTCGTCCGACGAGCCTGCCGTGGACGACGGCGGTGCGGCGATGGCTGTTTCTGGGGGCGAAGATCGCGATGGCGCTTCCGGCGATCTACTTCGGGTCGATGGATCTGACGTATGCGGTGGCGTGGTCAAGTCCGTCAGCACCGGAATATGTACAGCTTGTGGTTTCTTTTTCGGCGACATTGTTCGCGCTGCGGTGGACGCTGCGGGATCAGAGGCAGAGGTGCCCGGTTTGCCTGGGCAAGCTGACCTGTCCGGCGCGGGTGGGACAGCCTTCGCGAAACTTCCTCGCGTGGAATGGCACGGAGCTGATCTGCGTGG
This genomic window from Granulicella sibirica contains:
- a CDS encoding PadR family transcriptional regulator, with product MPSDIKLSHTAAMILQSIDTGSMYGFSIMERTGLPSGTVYPALRRLERDTLIRSEWERQAIAEKEQRPARKYYKVTKEGRSVIGPLLKRYPLLEKMTAADEVKLV
- a CDS encoding ABC transporter permease; translation: MNRRPVLLPMYGCALRLVALGVPRGRRAEWVAEWVSELWYVWEAAQEQAAFVARHGEIAAFCRGAVEDARCLREHRPSVKASGSAVACCVALSLIALISIGLAHVLPGVTRAMRLPMYRGAAHIVTIAPAASSKVRPVATVALGAVRSLQQRPQHLFTDLAFYQPVSRPLHIAEGMSPVLSVGRASANFLDVLGVRVWFRQSSASDEPLLMLSESTWRRVFGASTSVVGATVKLGLQRVRLGGVVPDEAAPAGQRFDAWLLLPSGIADGLADSTPVYLIGSLEPRSDPALLNQSRWQMSVPVVDGAVDYDCTTLSSPPLATMQIFLFTVFLALLALPATTSLSLGDYPVRPTSLPWTTAVRRWLFLGAKIAMALPAIYFGSMDLTYAVAWSSPSAPEYVQLVVSFSATLFALRWTLRDQRQRCPVCLGKLTCPARVGQPSRNFLAWNGTELICVGGHGLLHVPELPTSWCGTQRWLHLDPSWSSLFFEAA